A single region of the Austwickia chelonae genome encodes:
- a CDS encoding YjfB family protein has product MDVAALAATVLDGRTQAAVQDAQVSVLKKALNTEQQAATKLLDTLALPLATEGSLGRNVNTYA; this is encoded by the coding sequence ATGGACGTCGCCGCACTGGCCGCCACAGTCCTCGACGGACGCACCCAGGCCGCCGTTCAGGACGCCCAAGTATCCGTGCTCAAAAAAGCACTGAACACCGAACAACAAGCCGCGACCAAACTCCTCGACACGCTGGCCCTGCCTCTCGCCACCGAGGGCAGCCTCGGCCGCAACGTCAACACCTACGCCTGA
- a CDS encoding Rv3654c family TadE-like protein: MTGRAEPGGQTETGREDLAEERAGEDGSASVLALGLIGVITVLLLAGSALASAVLAGHRAAAAADLSALAGAATLAITGDAGEACTRAELLARSNAAELVSCAVHGEDVAVSTSSAPSWPGLPEARARAQAGPAPESAESSHAEPTGGGGDPARA, translated from the coding sequence ATGACGGGGCGGGCGGAGCCGGGCGGCCAGACCGAAACGGGTCGGGAAGACCTGGCGGAAGAACGGGCGGGGGAGGACGGCTCGGCGAGTGTGCTGGCCCTTGGCCTGATCGGTGTCATCACCGTGCTGCTGCTGGCCGGATCGGCACTGGCCTCAGCGGTCCTGGCCGGGCACCGGGCAGCTGCCGCGGCGGACCTGTCTGCCTTGGCCGGAGCGGCGACCTTGGCGATCACCGGAGACGCCGGCGAGGCATGCACCCGTGCGGAACTCCTGGCCCGGTCCAATGCCGCCGAGTTGGTCTCCTGTGCGGTGCACGGGGAGGACGTGGCGGTGTCGACGTCGTCCGCACCCTCCTGGCCGGGGCTGCCGGAGGCGCGGGCACGGGCTCAGGCCGGTCCGGCGCCGGAGAGTGCCGAGTCGAGTCATGCTGAGCCCACAGGGGGCGGCGGGGACCCGGCGAGGGCGTGA
- a CDS encoding DEAD/DEAH box helicase has protein sequence MTDAGGQDGRPSDLLELLLTSAPERIRHLRHRPAQPGVHAELPDWVAPPLVEALGRQGIHALWRHQREAAELLHHGDHVVIATGTASGKSLSYLLPALTAVSQGVRTLNGRGATALYLAPTKALTADQEARVAALELPGVRAATFDGDTPAEERRRIRAQANYLLTNPDMLHHTLLPRHQEWAPFLRALNYVVIDECHMYRGVFGAHAAAVLRRLRRLCHHYGAHPTFALSSATSADPASQATALCGLPVTAITRDDSAQGTRHILFWEPPLTQSTEGTPKHRSALAESARLLAAAVDTGVQAVVFTRSRAGTEILAAQTRQLLALIGERRAAAEEGTGAGIAAYRGGYLPEERRQLEHGLRDGSIRGVAATTALELGVDISGLDAVIVAGWPGTRASWWQQVGRAGRSGADAVAIFVADDDPLDTYLLHHPEAVLGEPVEATVLDPDNPHVLGRHLLAAAAESPLTSKDSGYFGAGLFPLVDALTDHGSLRRRPHGWCWIGRSRPTDQFSLRGASQVVHITDRDTGRVIGTVDAARADATVHTGAVHLHQGQTFVVTQLDLDTGIALVVPGDPGWVTQARTRSAFDIRTLTEERRAGAVTVTTGAVAVRQQVVSFQRRTATGDVLGEHPLDLPARTLDTRGVWWTITPELLASAGIDPARTAGAAHAAEHAAIGLLPLIATADRWDIGGVSAAWHPDTGLPTVLVHDGHPGGAGFADRGYRRIETWLTATRQAVAECPCTRGCPSCVHSPKCGNGNRPLDKAGAILLLDLVLHALAGSPPPPVGSA, from the coding sequence ATGACCGATGCCGGTGGCCAGGACGGACGACCCAGCGACCTGCTGGAGCTTCTCCTGACCTCCGCACCAGAGCGCATACGCCACCTCCGTCACCGCCCCGCGCAGCCCGGCGTCCACGCCGAACTGCCCGACTGGGTCGCACCTCCCCTCGTCGAAGCCCTCGGACGACAAGGCATCCACGCCCTGTGGCGCCACCAACGCGAAGCTGCCGAACTGCTGCACCACGGAGATCACGTCGTCATCGCCACCGGAACCGCCTCCGGGAAGAGCCTGAGCTACCTCCTGCCAGCACTCACCGCCGTCTCCCAAGGGGTGCGCACGCTCAACGGCCGAGGCGCCACCGCCCTGTACCTCGCCCCCACCAAAGCACTCACCGCCGACCAAGAAGCCCGCGTCGCCGCCCTCGAGCTGCCCGGCGTCCGCGCCGCCACCTTCGACGGCGACACCCCCGCAGAGGAACGCCGCCGCATCCGCGCCCAGGCCAACTACCTGCTCACCAACCCCGACATGCTGCACCACACCCTGCTGCCCCGGCACCAGGAATGGGCCCCCTTCCTCCGCGCGCTGAACTACGTGGTGATCGACGAATGCCACATGTACCGGGGCGTCTTCGGCGCACATGCCGCCGCCGTCCTGCGCAGGCTGCGCCGACTCTGCCACCACTACGGCGCCCACCCGACCTTCGCGCTCTCCTCGGCGACCTCCGCCGACCCGGCCAGCCAGGCCACCGCCCTCTGCGGCCTCCCGGTCACGGCGATCACCCGCGACGACTCCGCCCAAGGCACCCGACACATCCTGTTCTGGGAACCACCCCTGACGCAGAGCACCGAAGGCACCCCGAAACACCGCAGCGCCCTCGCCGAATCGGCCCGTCTGCTCGCAGCCGCCGTCGACACCGGCGTGCAAGCCGTCGTCTTCACCCGATCCCGAGCCGGAACCGAGATCCTCGCCGCCCAGACCCGCCAACTCCTCGCTCTCATCGGCGAGCGCCGGGCTGCCGCCGAGGAGGGCACCGGCGCAGGCATCGCCGCCTACCGGGGCGGCTATCTCCCCGAGGAGAGGCGTCAGCTCGAGCACGGCCTGCGCGACGGGTCGATCCGTGGAGTCGCGGCGACGACCGCCCTGGAGCTGGGGGTCGACATCAGCGGCCTCGATGCCGTGATCGTCGCCGGTTGGCCCGGCACGCGTGCTTCCTGGTGGCAGCAGGTCGGCCGGGCCGGGCGCAGCGGTGCCGATGCCGTCGCGATCTTCGTCGCCGACGACGACCCTTTGGACACCTACCTGCTGCATCACCCCGAAGCCGTGCTGGGCGAACCGGTCGAAGCCACCGTCCTCGACCCGGACAACCCCCACGTCCTGGGCCGTCATCTCCTCGCCGCCGCCGCCGAATCGCCGTTGACCTCGAAGGACAGCGGCTACTTCGGTGCCGGGCTGTTCCCGCTCGTCGATGCTCTCACCGATCACGGCTCGTTACGACGCAGGCCCCACGGATGGTGCTGGATCGGCCGGAGTCGACCCACCGATCAGTTCTCCCTGCGTGGCGCCTCTCAGGTGGTGCACATCACCGACCGGGACACCGGGCGAGTGATCGGCACCGTCGATGCCGCCCGCGCCGATGCCACCGTGCACACCGGCGCGGTCCATCTCCATCAAGGACAGACCTTCGTGGTCACCCAGCTCGACCTCGACACAGGCATCGCGCTGGTCGTTCCCGGCGACCCCGGCTGGGTCACTCAGGCCCGCACCCGTTCCGCCTTCGACATCCGCACCCTCACCGAAGAGCGTCGCGCCGGGGCGGTCACCGTCACCACCGGTGCCGTCGCCGTACGTCAGCAGGTCGTCTCCTTCCAGCGACGCACCGCCACCGGCGACGTCCTCGGCGAGCACCCCCTCGATCTGCCCGCACGAACCCTGGACACCCGGGGCGTGTGGTGGACGATCACCCCGGAGCTGCTCGCCTCGGCCGGTATCGATCCCGCCCGGACGGCGGGAGCTGCTCATGCCGCCGAGCATGCCGCCATCGGTCTGCTTCCCCTCATCGCCACGGCCGACCGGTGGGATATCGGCGGTGTCAGCGCCGCCTGGCATCCGGATACCGGGCTGCCCACTGTGCTGGTCCACGACGGGCATCCCGGTGGTGCAGGATTCGCCGACCGCGGCTATCGCCGGATCGAGACCTGGCTGACCGCCACCCGCCAGGCCGTTGCTGAATGCCCCTGTACCCGAGGCTGCCCCAGCTGCGTGCACTCCCCCAAGTGCGGGAATGGCAATCGTCCCCTGGACAAGGCCGGAGCAATCCTGCTCCTGGACCTGGTCCTTCACGCCCTCGCCGGGTCCCCGCCGCCCCCTGTGGGCTCAGCATGA
- a CDS encoding DUF7059 domain-containing protein, whose product MTTCDTPVLDLDLVLRLREDLTDIGFRVDAVDSLLGAQAVDALGREQPFAARRRLADLKGDPLAAVVGLFSVGMQTPVGAIDGALTRTGVEGLSRLGLIEPAGGDTVRARCDLRPYGDEQHTWWVASDLGGVVTGAPLRADHVLGIGGASLTLASWTPRTKVARAADIGTGCGVQALHLSTHADEVVVTDVSERALAYARFNAALAGLSWDVRRGSLWEPLDGETFDLVVSNPPFVITPRGADVPVFDYRDGGAAGDAIVARMVRGAAERLAPGGVAHLLGNWETTPGQDWREVWQGWLDGTGLDAFVVQRDVQDPVEYAELWARDAGLQPGSPEHDTWLDAWLDDFAQRGVGRIGFGVMTLRRPLTGRPGRVDLVEHSGPVASPMGPAVLARLAAREWLEQHGRKEALARVWRMAPDVTEERYGRPGASDPSVILLRQGGGLGVSVRADTVLAGLVGVCDGDLTAGQALGGIAALLDLPADEVIDRAWPAVEQLILDGLLLPV is encoded by the coding sequence ATGACGACCTGCGACACCCCTGTGCTCGACCTCGATCTCGTCCTGCGGTTGCGAGAGGACCTGACCGATATCGGTTTCCGGGTGGACGCCGTCGACTCCCTGTTGGGGGCGCAAGCCGTCGATGCCCTGGGCAGGGAGCAACCCTTCGCCGCCCGGAGACGGCTGGCCGATCTCAAGGGCGACCCCCTGGCCGCGGTGGTCGGGTTGTTCTCCGTGGGTATGCAGACGCCTGTCGGCGCGATCGACGGGGCGCTGACCCGCACCGGCGTGGAAGGACTCTCCCGGCTGGGGCTGATCGAGCCTGCCGGGGGAGACACGGTGCGGGCACGCTGTGATCTACGCCCGTACGGCGACGAACAGCACACCTGGTGGGTGGCTTCCGACCTGGGCGGGGTCGTGACCGGTGCGCCACTGCGTGCCGACCACGTCCTGGGCATCGGCGGTGCCTCGTTGACCCTGGCGTCGTGGACCCCTCGGACGAAGGTGGCCCGCGCGGCGGACATCGGCACCGGCTGCGGCGTGCAGGCCTTGCACCTGTCGACCCATGCCGACGAGGTCGTGGTGACGGACGTCTCGGAGCGCGCGTTGGCCTACGCCAGGTTCAATGCCGCCTTGGCCGGCCTGTCGTGGGACGTACGCCGGGGGAGTCTGTGGGAGCCCTTGGACGGGGAGACTTTCGACCTGGTGGTGAGTAATCCGCCGTTCGTGATCACACCGCGGGGTGCCGATGTCCCGGTGTTCGATTATCGCGACGGCGGCGCGGCGGGGGATGCGATCGTCGCCCGGATGGTGCGCGGTGCCGCGGAGAGGCTGGCCCCCGGCGGGGTGGCGCATCTGCTGGGCAACTGGGAGACCACACCGGGCCAGGACTGGCGTGAGGTGTGGCAGGGCTGGCTGGACGGTACAGGTTTGGACGCCTTCGTGGTGCAACGTGATGTGCAGGATCCGGTGGAGTACGCCGAGTTGTGGGCGCGGGACGCCGGTCTTCAGCCGGGGTCGCCGGAGCACGACACGTGGTTGGACGCCTGGTTGGACGATTTCGCCCAGCGCGGGGTCGGTCGGATCGGTTTCGGGGTGATGACCTTGCGTCGTCCACTGACGGGCCGCCCGGGGCGGGTGGACCTGGTGGAGCATTCCGGGCCGGTGGCCTCCCCGATGGGCCCGGCGGTGTTGGCGCGTCTCGCGGCTCGGGAGTGGCTGGAGCAGCACGGTCGGAAGGAGGCTTTGGCGCGGGTGTGGCGGATGGCTCCGGATGTGACCGAGGAACGTTACGGGCGTCCCGGGGCGTCGGATCCGAGCGTCATCCTGTTGCGCCAGGGCGGCGGCCTGGGGGTCTCGGTGCGGGCCGACACGGTGCTGGCCGGTCTGGTCGGGGTCTGCGACGGCGATCTGACGGCCGGGCAGGCTCTGGGCGGTATCGCAGCGCTCTTGGACCTGCCTGCGGACGAGGTGATCGATCGGGCCTGGCCGGCGGTGGAGCAGTTGATCCTGGACGGCCTGCTGCTCCCGGTCTGA
- a CDS encoding DNA polymerase III subunit delta': MTVWDDLVGQTHVVGTLGQAVTDPAAMTHAWLLTGPPGSGITTAARAFAAALECPRGGCGDCRDCRTATDGTHADVEILTTEGLSIRVEQARALASTAALRPSVGPWRVLVVEDADRLTERAADALLKALEEPASRTVWLLCAPSPQDVIVTIRSRSRHLRLRTPPVDGVAELVRRRHGVDPELALSAARAAHGHIDAACRFALDEDARHRRAEIIRLTGRIRTVPDAVDAAAKIIAVTAEETGSAATDRNTQERTRLLETLGVDPAARTQPPHVRSQLAALDKEQKARATRHSRDVIDRALVDLLSVYRDALALHFGRTVPLMNEDFQPEIEHLAEALSPEGVLAAVDAVGQARERISANVPPLLALEAMAISLQTSDRR, translated from the coding sequence GTGACCGTCTGGGACGACCTCGTCGGCCAAACCCACGTCGTCGGCACCCTCGGACAGGCGGTCACCGACCCCGCCGCGATGACCCACGCCTGGCTGCTCACCGGCCCCCCAGGCTCCGGGATCACCACCGCCGCCCGAGCCTTCGCCGCCGCCCTCGAATGCCCCCGAGGCGGCTGCGGAGACTGCCGCGACTGCCGCACCGCCACCGACGGCACCCACGCCGACGTCGAGATCCTCACCACCGAAGGGCTCTCCATCAGAGTCGAACAAGCCCGCGCGCTCGCCTCGACGGCAGCGTTACGGCCGTCGGTCGGTCCCTGGCGGGTCCTCGTCGTGGAAGACGCCGACCGGCTCACCGAACGCGCCGCGGACGCCCTTCTGAAGGCCCTGGAAGAGCCCGCCTCCCGCACGGTGTGGCTGCTGTGCGCACCTTCACCGCAAGACGTCATCGTCACCATCCGCAGTAGATCCCGGCACCTGCGGCTGCGCACCCCACCGGTCGACGGCGTCGCCGAACTCGTCCGGCGCAGACATGGCGTCGACCCCGAGCTGGCGCTCTCCGCCGCCCGTGCAGCCCACGGACACATCGATGCCGCTTGTCGCTTCGCTCTCGACGAAGACGCCCGCCACCGGCGCGCGGAGATCATCCGGCTCACCGGCCGTATCCGCACCGTCCCCGACGCCGTCGACGCCGCCGCGAAGATCATCGCCGTCACCGCCGAAGAGACCGGGTCAGCGGCCACCGACCGCAATACCCAAGAACGCACCCGCCTCCTGGAGACCCTCGGCGTCGACCCGGCCGCCCGTACCCAACCCCCGCACGTGCGGTCCCAGCTCGCTGCCCTCGACAAAGAACAGAAGGCCCGCGCAACCCGACACTCACGCGATGTCATCGACCGCGCACTGGTCGACCTGCTTTCCGTCTATCGAGACGCCCTGGCTCTACATTTCGGACGCACCGTCCCCCTGATGAACGAAGACTTCCAACCCGAGATCGAGCACCTCGCCGAGGCCCTCTCACCCGAGGGAGTGCTCGCTGCCGTCGATGCTGTCGGGCAGGCGCGGGAACGCATCTCTGCGAACGTCCCTCCGCTGTTGGCCTTGGAGGCGATGGCCATTTCCCTGCAGACGTCCGACAGGCGTTGA
- a CDS encoding sigma-70 family RNA polymerase sigma factor: MPRSLFQAAGELPVWLHGRHIGDLEPATRDERSQELLSLAADCDDPDARQGYLDQVVLLNGPVAESIAARYRQRGIESDDLVQVAYLGLVKASQGYRLGEGPSFLSYAVPTISGEIKRHFRDFGWVVRPPRRLQELRSQVAVTRSDLQQENGRLPTSDELADRLGVPRGEVDEAERADGCFSAVSLDSPGRPGTVSALADLLVDEADHFDHVENMEALRPALQRLSERDRRILLLRFVRGWTQEQIGQEIGVSQMQVSRLLNRILLDLRADIFKDEPVA, encoded by the coding sequence TTGCCTCGCAGTCTTTTTCAAGCGGCCGGTGAATTGCCGGTCTGGCTCCACGGCCGACATATCGGCGATCTGGAGCCGGCTACTCGCGACGAGCGCAGCCAGGAGCTGCTCTCGCTCGCTGCGGACTGCGATGATCCCGATGCCCGCCAGGGCTATCTCGACCAGGTGGTGCTGCTCAACGGTCCGGTGGCCGAGTCGATCGCGGCTCGGTACCGCCAGCGTGGCATCGAGTCCGACGATCTCGTGCAAGTCGCCTACCTGGGGCTGGTGAAGGCTTCGCAGGGGTACCGCCTGGGGGAGGGTCCGTCCTTCCTGTCCTACGCGGTGCCCACGATCTCCGGGGAGATCAAACGGCATTTCCGTGACTTCGGTTGGGTGGTTCGGCCGCCGCGGCGTCTGCAGGAATTACGCAGTCAGGTCGCGGTGACCCGTTCGGATCTGCAGCAGGAGAACGGCCGTCTACCGACGTCCGACGAGTTGGCCGACCGCCTCGGGGTGCCCCGTGGTGAGGTGGACGAGGCCGAGCGGGCGGACGGATGTTTCAGCGCGGTGAGCCTGGATTCGCCGGGGCGGCCTGGCACGGTGTCGGCCCTGGCCGATCTGCTCGTCGACGAGGCCGACCATTTCGATCACGTGGAGAACATGGAGGCCCTACGCCCGGCCTTGCAACGTCTCAGCGAACGTGATCGACGAATTCTGTTGTTGCGCTTCGTGCGTGGCTGGACGCAGGAACAGATCGGTCAGGAGATCGGCGTCAGTCAGATGCAGGTTTCCAGATTGCTCAACCGGATCCTGCTCGATCTGCGCGCCGACATCTTCAAGGACGAACCCGTCGCCTGA
- the topA gene encoding type I DNA topoisomerase — protein MAGSAARRLVIVESPTKVKSIAGYLGEGYTVQSSFGHIRDLPNPSEMPADMKKGPYGRFAVDVENGFDPYYVVDADKKRQVSELKKALKESDELLLATDEDREGEAIAWHLLEVLKPKVPVRRMVFHEITKEAIQRAVNETRDLDTRLVDAQETRRILDRLYGYEVSPVLWRKVRQGLSAGRVQSVVTRMVVERERERMAFRSASYWDVDGVFAVGKEVFEARLASVDGARVAAGRDFDDTGRLKNDALVHLDEQSATAVAAAAVASSATVTEVTEKPYTRRPYAPFTTSTLQQEAGRKLRMTARTCMSVAQRLYEGGFITYMRTDSTTLSESALTAARTQARDMYGAEYVPDSPRRYEKKVKNAQEAHEAIRPAGDRFRTPAQIAGELRGQEFDLYELIWKRTVASQMSDARGSTATVRLGVELAKAPFSRAEFSVSGTVITFRGFLAAYEEGRDEEETAKAAGREQERRLPKVGVGVAAQVRDSRAEGHETTPPARYTEASLVAAMEEKGIGRPSTYAATIATVQDRGYVAKRGSALAPTWLAFAVTQLLEVHFPVLVDYEFTARMEADLDEIAGGGLARVDWLNRFYFGDEATSVEGLRHLVDDLGEIDAREISTIPLGDGMVVRVGRYGPYVEELAAAGGQGPAEATPAAKATPAAKDTDEEGAVVKNRRATINDDIPPADMTPAMARELLDVASDDGRELGTHPESGRTVVARAGRYGPYVSEMLTAEEEALKGKAKPKPRTASLFKSMDLATVDLDTALQLMSLPRVLGTDAEGVEITAQNGRYGPYLKKGTDSRSLAGEDQIFEITLEEALAIYAQPKQRGRAAAKPPLAQFDADPVSGRPVVVKDGRFGPYVTDGETNATLRRDDDIETLTAERAYELLAEKRAKGPSTRKRATKKTATKKATTKKTTAKKTTAKKTTAQKTAAKKSTTKKTATKKAAPAAEKTDKDA, from the coding sequence GTGGCAGGTAGTGCAGCTCGGCGGCTCGTGATCGTGGAGTCGCCGACCAAGGTGAAGTCGATCGCGGGGTACCTCGGTGAGGGGTACACGGTTCAATCGTCCTTCGGTCATATCCGTGACCTGCCCAATCCGTCGGAGATGCCTGCCGACATGAAGAAAGGCCCCTACGGGCGTTTCGCGGTCGACGTCGAGAACGGTTTCGACCCCTACTATGTCGTCGACGCCGACAAGAAACGGCAGGTCAGCGAGCTGAAGAAGGCGCTGAAGGAGTCGGACGAACTCCTCCTGGCCACTGATGAGGACCGGGAGGGCGAGGCCATCGCCTGGCATCTCCTGGAGGTGCTCAAGCCGAAGGTGCCGGTGCGCCGCATGGTCTTCCACGAGATCACCAAGGAAGCCATCCAGCGGGCCGTCAACGAGACCCGTGACCTGGACACCCGCCTGGTCGACGCCCAGGAGACCCGGCGCATCCTCGACCGGCTCTACGGGTACGAGGTCAGCCCGGTGCTCTGGCGCAAGGTGCGTCAGGGGCTCAGCGCGGGCCGGGTGCAGTCCGTGGTGACCCGGATGGTGGTCGAACGCGAACGGGAACGCATGGCCTTCCGGTCGGCGTCCTACTGGGATGTCGACGGAGTCTTCGCGGTCGGCAAGGAGGTCTTCGAGGCCCGACTGGCGAGTGTGGACGGTGCGCGGGTCGCGGCCGGCCGTGACTTCGACGACACCGGGCGGTTGAAGAACGACGCTCTGGTGCATCTCGACGAGCAGTCCGCCACGGCGGTCGCTGCGGCGGCGGTCGCGTCGTCCGCGACGGTCACCGAGGTCACCGAGAAGCCGTACACCCGCCGCCCCTACGCCCCGTTCACCACGTCGACCCTGCAGCAGGAAGCCGGGCGCAAGCTGCGGATGACTGCCCGGACCTGTATGTCGGTGGCCCAGCGTCTCTATGAGGGCGGGTTCATCACCTATATGCGTACCGACTCCACCACCTTGTCCGAGTCGGCGCTCACCGCGGCTCGGACGCAGGCTCGCGACATGTACGGCGCGGAGTACGTCCCGGACAGCCCCCGCCGCTACGAGAAGAAGGTCAAGAACGCGCAGGAGGCCCACGAGGCGATCCGTCCGGCCGGTGACCGTTTCCGCACCCCCGCGCAGATCGCCGGGGAGCTGCGCGGCCAGGAGTTCGACCTGTACGAACTGATCTGGAAACGCACCGTGGCTTCCCAGATGTCCGACGCCCGCGGTTCGACGGCGACGGTACGGCTCGGGGTCGAGCTGGCGAAGGCGCCCTTCTCCCGGGCCGAGTTCAGCGTCAGCGGCACCGTCATCACCTTCCGCGGTTTCCTCGCCGCCTACGAGGAGGGCCGGGACGAGGAGGAGACCGCGAAAGCCGCCGGCCGCGAGCAGGAACGGCGCCTGCCGAAGGTCGGTGTCGGCGTGGCGGCGCAGGTGCGGGACAGCCGCGCCGAGGGCCACGAGACCACGCCGCCCGCCCGGTACACCGAAGCGTCCTTGGTCGCGGCGATGGAGGAGAAAGGTATCGGCCGTCCCTCGACCTATGCGGCGACCATCGCCACCGTCCAGGACCGCGGCTATGTCGCCAAACGCGGTTCGGCCCTGGCCCCGACCTGGCTGGCCTTCGCGGTCACCCAGCTGCTCGAGGTGCACTTCCCCGTCCTGGTCGACTACGAGTTCACCGCCCGGATGGAGGCTGATCTCGACGAGATCGCCGGCGGCGGGCTGGCCCGGGTCGACTGGTTGAACCGCTTCTACTTCGGCGACGAGGCCACCAGCGTCGAAGGGCTGCGGCATCTGGTCGACGACCTGGGCGAGATCGACGCCCGCGAGATCTCCACCATCCCGTTGGGCGACGGCATGGTCGTCCGGGTCGGCCGCTACGGCCCCTATGTGGAAGAGCTGGCTGCGGCCGGTGGCCAGGGCCCCGCGGAGGCCACTCCCGCCGCGAAGGCCACTCCCGCCGCGAAGGACACCGACGAAGAAGGCGCCGTGGTGAAGAACCGCCGCGCCACCATCAACGACGACATCCCCCCGGCGGACATGACCCCGGCCATGGCCCGGGAGCTGTTGGACGTCGCCTCCGACGACGGCCGTGAACTGGGCACCCACCCGGAGAGCGGGCGTACCGTCGTCGCCAGAGCCGGCCGGTACGGCCCCTACGTCTCCGAGATGCTCACCGCCGAGGAAGAAGCACTCAAGGGCAAGGCCAAACCGAAGCCGCGCACCGCTTCCCTGTTCAAGAGCATGGACCTGGCCACCGTCGACCTCGACACCGCGCTGCAACTGATGAGCCTGCCGCGCGTCCTCGGCACCGACGCCGAGGGGGTGGAGATCACTGCCCAGAACGGCCGCTACGGCCCCTACCTGAAGAAGGGCACCGACTCCCGCTCCCTCGCCGGGGAGGATCAGATCTTCGAGATCACCCTCGAAGAGGCCCTGGCGATCTACGCCCAGCCCAAACAGCGCGGCCGGGCAGCCGCCAAGCCGCCCCTGGCACAGTTCGACGCCGACCCGGTCAGCGGGCGTCCCGTCGTCGTCAAGGACGGCCGCTTCGGCCCCTATGTCACCGACGGCGAGACCAATGCGACCCTGCGCCGCGACGACGACATCGAGACCTTGACCGCCGAACGGGCGTACGAACTCCTCGCCGAGAAACGCGCCAAGGGCCCCAGCACCCGCAAACGGGCCACGAAGAAGACCGCCACCAAGAAGGCCACGACCAAGAAGACGACGGCGAAGAAGACGACGGCGAAGAAGACCACCGCCCAGAAAACCGCGGCCAAGAAGAGCACCACGAAGAAGACCGCCACCAAGAAAGCCGCCCCCGCAGCGGAGAAGACCGACAAGGACGCCTGA
- the tmk gene encoding dTMP kinase, whose protein sequence is MNDADQPENTRAPRTRGVLIAFEGGDGAGKSTQIARLTRWLDARGRDLVVTREPGGTELGRQVRDVLLHGGAVSARAEALLFAADRAHHVDTVIRPALASGKDVITDRFMDSSIAYQGAGRDLGAQEVKELSLWATGGLLPDLTVLLDVPVDIAQARRNRTPDRMEAESVRFHETVRGHFLALAHADPQRYLVVDGSATSDEIATIVTTRLEATGWFGAATT, encoded by the coding sequence GTGAACGATGCGGACCAGCCAGAGAACACGCGCGCCCCTCGGACACGAGGCGTCCTCATCGCCTTCGAAGGTGGCGACGGCGCCGGAAAATCCACCCAGATAGCCCGGCTCACCCGCTGGCTCGACGCCCGCGGACGTGACCTCGTCGTCACCCGCGAACCCGGCGGCACCGAACTCGGCAGACAGGTCAGGGACGTCCTCCTCCACGGCGGAGCAGTCTCCGCCCGCGCCGAGGCCCTCCTCTTCGCCGCCGACCGCGCCCACCACGTCGACACCGTCATCCGGCCCGCGCTCGCCTCAGGCAAAGACGTCATCACCGACCGGTTCATGGACTCCTCCATCGCCTACCAGGGCGCCGGCCGCGACCTGGGCGCCCAAGAGGTCAAAGAACTCTCCCTGTGGGCCACCGGCGGGCTCCTCCCCGACCTCACCGTCCTCCTCGACGTCCCCGTCGACATCGCCCAAGCCCGCCGCAATCGCACCCCCGACCGGATGGAAGCGGAATCCGTCCGCTTCCACGAAACCGTCCGAGGACACTTCCTCGCCCTCGCACACGCCGACCCCCAGCGCTATCTCGTCGTCGACGGCTCAGCGACCTCCGACGAGATCGCCACCATCGTCACCACCCGGCTGGAGGCCACCGGATGGTTCGGGGCGGCGACCACGTGA
- a CDS encoding STAS domain-containing protein, which translates to MADLEVATREEDGIAVVSVSGDVDVSNAVRLRDGLDKVLITGQSRLVVDLSDVPFMDSTGLGVLIGRLKVVRARRGSMRLVCAEPRMLRVLSITGLDTVFPMYATVAEAVGSFPAEDVS; encoded by the coding sequence ATGGCGGATCTCGAAGTAGCGACCCGCGAAGAGGATGGCATTGCCGTGGTTTCGGTGTCCGGGGACGTCGACGTGAGTAATGCGGTGCGGCTCCGCGACGGATTGGACAAGGTCCTGATCACCGGGCAGTCACGGCTGGTCGTCGACCTCAGCGATGTCCCATTCATGGATTCGACCGGGCTGGGGGTGCTCATCGGTCGGCTGAAGGTGGTGCGGGCGCGGCGGGGCTCGATGCGGTTGGTGTGTGCTGAGCCGCGGATGTTGCGGGTGCTGTCGATCACTGGACTGGATACGGTCTTCCCGATGTATGCAACAGTGGCCGAAGCGGTGGGTTCTTTCCCGGCGGAGGATGTTTCCTGA